AGCATATATCTCACATGGTATGCATCAACTCGTGCAATCATGATAGGAGCAAAACATCCAGGTTAGTCTTAATGACTCGACAATCAAGAGGTATGCAACGAGCCGTTCACTTGTACCCCATTTGTTTGGGGATGGACAGTCGCAGCAATAGTTCCTCCTTGAGTCTGATCGCGCGAGTTGTTTATATGCTGTCCCAATGAAGAAATAGACGAAGTAGTaccaccagcaccagtgGATAAGTGATTTGTCGGCACAGCAGTATCTGCAGAATGTATTCCCCAACTTGCAAATGGATTAGCTGCATACCACTTCGTCTTCAATTCGCCAGCCTTCTGCTCCCACTCGGCGATCTGTTGTTTCCATCGACTCCACATTTCCGCATTTGTCTGTCGGTTGACCTCTGTCTGTTCGATGTACGGccgcttttcctcctcgCTGGCTCGCCGCCACATGAGCCCGAGCTCATGACGGATCTCATCGCGAGCAGCTTTAGCATTGGGATCGTTCGTTGCCGCCCGGCGAGCTTCATCGCATTGGGCGCGGCATATGCCCCAGTAGTCTTTTTGGtagaggaggaaagggttTAGGCCTGTTCTTGCTGGTCGGGGCATGGGAGGGCCTATTTCCGATTGGACTGATGTCCACATTGCTTGTTCGTAGGCTTGTTGACGGGCTGATGTGGGTGAGGTTGAGTCTGCTGGGTTGGTGGGAGTATTGCCAGTGGATGATGCTACAGACATGTGTGGCTCTTTTCGCTTTTGTCCTGCTGTTGTTGGGGTGCTAAGTTctgcttttcccttctccGGTACAAGGGGGTTCGGTAGTGCTATGGGTCCTAGTATGGATTCGATCACCTCAGCGCCAGCGCGGAGCCCAGAGAGGTACGCCCCGTGGACAGTGGCAGGGTGAGTGCCACATGTCGCCTCCCCTGCAAAGTGCAAATTGCCAATCGGCTTGGCCATCAGGTCGTAATCTCCTGGAAGTGCCTGCGCTGCCACGTAGGAGTAACTGCCCCTAGTGAATTTATCGGACTTCCATCTGGTGATTATTGTCTCTAATGGATCGGGAACCACCGTATGTTTGAATATATTGCGGAGTTGGCTAGTTACCTCCCCGATGATTTGGTCATCAGGGGTACATTCCGCCTGAAGAGCGGCATCTCCGGCCATAAGAGCAATGAGGACAGGGAGCCCGGTAGTCTTCAGACAATTCCAGAAAAGGTAGAATCGACCCCGGTTGGTAGCATAATCCTCTTGAATAGTGCTGTTTCGATTTGTGGGTTCGCGCAGAAGCCCAAACATATCTCGTTCAGTGTCCCAGAATGGTTCATCAAACACCAGAATCACCTTATTCATTACTCCAAACCCGAGTCGATTGATGGCTCCACATTTCCATTCGGGCAGAGGGGGTTCAAACTGTATGGATTGATGCTTGAGAACGCCCAAGGAGCCGGTGAAGACCACTTTGTCTGCCACAAACGATTCGCCGTCTTCACAGTGAACAACTGTATTTTGTTTGCCCATTCCAGATGGGTCGTATAATATCTTGGACACTATCTTGTTTGTTCGAACATCGAGTTTTGTAGGTAATGAGAATAGCCCGTACGGGACTTGTTGATACCCACCTACTACCTGCGAATGCTCGCCTTCGAACTCGTTTCCTATATCTTGATCCCACCCGGAAAGACTAAGTCTATTGACATTAGTCGCGTTCGCATATTCCAGATTGGCAAAGTGCCAGTTAATCAACCGCATGTCTTTTGGGGATAGAGGGAGCATCCGCTGGTATTGGCGGATGCCCTCGTCTAGCGCAGCACCTAACGTTTGAGACGACGAAATTTTGGCGACAGGGTCCAGGTTTAAAGTAGCGTTAGCTGGGATACCATCGTTCAATCTCCAACCGTTCAATTGACACGTTAAAGCAGCTGGCTGCTCCTCCGAACGTGCAAGATCTGCGCCCGACGCTCCAGGCGCCTTGATGTCTGCGGTTTTATGACCTACGCCTCGGCGGACACGCTTTGTGGGAAGCAGTAGGCCGATAGTACCGGAAGCCCTTGCTTCCTCGTATTGTCTTACTGTGACACCATCGCTTGTTGACAAATCGCGACCTGAATCAATCAATTCCCGCTCGCCTTCCGCGGTAGGAACGACGATGGATTTATGTCGATAGAACCCGGAACGGTCCAAGACATCGTCATAGAGCCTTTCATCCATCGCGTCCTGAATCTCATCCACCGGTGAACCATCTATGTCATAAATTGTCGAGATGTCGCGTAACAAGTGATATGGAAGAGCCAGCTGGCTCCGAATAATTGGGTCTAACGGATTACCACGGTCGAAACCAACAACTATATGCGCACCCATCTCGGCCTTAGGGACTAGTCCGGGACCTAACTTAGATGTCTGAAGACTTCGCAAAGGATGTGAGTATATACGACCCCCAATTCTGCGTCTTCCTTCTAACAAGATGACCCGAGGGGTTGTGGATGCGTCACGATAATGCTGAAACAGACCCTCCAAGTGCCGTGCGCAACCAAGACCTGACATTCCAGCCCCAATCACGACAACCACTGGACCTTCCCTGCGCCGGCCTTTCTTTGGAGTTACAAAAGGCATAGGAATTTCGACACAGCCGAAGTTGATGTACCCATTTCGTACCAACCATTCATACGCGAAAGAGGCAAGGTTCATCCAACGGTAGTCCTTCGCACATCCAAGAGCTTCCTCCTTGGTAACGCTCACCATGGGATTTCGAGTCCATAGTCGAAGTATACCATTCCGTATGTTCAGATATACCGTGACGTGCAGATGACACAAATAATCCTGCAACGCTTCCTGCTCCTTTATGTGCAATGCGTACGGATTGAGTCTAGATGCATAAGCTGCCGAGACGCATTGCTGAGCGTAAACTGCAGCTGGAAGTCTCGAGGGTATGGAGGATCTAGGGCGATATTTCGGGAGCCCATTCACGCTATCTGCGTTTTTAGTGTCTGTgaccaaagaagatgaagagagctTGTTGATGTTTGTTATCGATGGAGTTGGTTTAGTTTGACTCGGTTGAGACAGGAATGAAGTAGTCGTGATCGAATCGCTCGATCTACCATGGGCCGTAGTTGCATGAGCATCCTGAGACAGATAATCTGTGCTTCGGGAACTAGAGTCAACCCCCTCTAAAGACGTTCTTCCTACCCGAAGGCCTGGGTTTGAGTTGCTGTTTGGGACAGAATACAGATTTGTGACACTGGCTTGATTGAAGTTGTTATCCAGATGTGAGGCATGAGCTTTCATCACGCTAGCGTTCAACTGCAGACTGCTCTTTGGCAAAGTTTGGTTTGACGGCAGTAGGGCAACATGACCGCTACCATTGAAGCTAATGTTTGTTGGGATATATTGGTCTAAATGAGTGGTAATCTCATAAGATTGGCCATTAAGGCCATGCGTTTTCATCGAAGCTGCGGCTCCCATATTGCTGGCAAGGGGTGCCATTGTGTCAGGGTATGTGTTGTAGCAATGAGACCGACTTTTGCCCAGCTCAGTAGAAGGtaattatactatactgAGTCTGCCAATAGACATAGCACTTCCATCGTTTGAAAATACAGTAATCTCAGATCTCAGCGTTTCTATCCATTGTGGGTCCACTCATCCGGAGCCGTTGGTGGCgggaaggagagaagctTGATATAGGGATATACGAAATTCCTTCAGATAATGTCAGAAAAATGTTATATGATTGTTTATAAACTTCTAAAGATACGGTTATTGGACATGAGAAAAACCTCGAATCACATGGAGCAGGAGTCCATTGACTTACCTGAAATGTAGTTCGAGGGGTTATTGAGGGCAAGAAAGATACTGACTACCCGAACCCATCACTTTCCTTCTACAACCGATGCAGCCCTAGAGAATGACAGTGTACGGTAGCAAGCCAACAGTCAATGGGGGTAATTGCCAATAAAGGCGAGGGAAAGAGTGCCAGGACTCTGGTAAATAGCAGGGTGATGTGAAACCTGAACTCTGAGGCTATCGATGGTGATTTGGTACTGCCGAAGGGCCCATGCGTATTTTTCAGTCCGAACCGAAAGCATGCCACATTCTGCAGGCTGCACTTCCTCTCTGCTTCCCCAATCTTCTCTCACTCAGTCCCTGATCCCTTGTCATCGGAAATGTGTCAGGCATACCTGATGACGCTGTAACTGACAAAACAGTAATGGTGAACAATCCCTCGCAAAACTAGGGGATTCTGCAGGAATACTTTACTGGCATGCATGCTTGATATTCTGACTTCTTCCCGCTCCAATGGCGGTTCCCCGAAGTGAAGCGACTCCGGATCCCATATCAGGGTTAAAAGCCAACAAGGTCGATACGTCATTTGCCATGAAATGACCCTTTACTCATAGAGATTCCTAAATCAGCGACATGGTGACGATTCATAGCCATAGCTCTGTTTAGCCCTTTCGAGCCTTGTTATATATACTTGATCTGGTCCACATAAGTCCGCTCGGACGCCAGGGGCGATGGCTACCCTCCGACTTTGGCGTGTGCTCGCTCGCTACTAATTCTATTGTTTCAGTGCGCTGTTATACAAACTTCCCACCCACAGCGCGCACCTCCAGTGGAAGTTCTCTATCGCATGTCATGAGGTGGTGGAAAATCTTCAGGCACGGCGAAAGCATGGGTACCTTAAGAGCATAGCATTCGCTACTCTAGATTCTTGGTCACAGGGTCTAGGAGATGTAGTCGCTGTGGGAGAGGCTCCGCCAATGTCTCTGACCTTCGGGGCATCGTGATGGATGCTATGTCGGGGTTTATACATGGCTTTTTACTAGAGATGAAGCTGCTGAGGAACTTGAGGTCGATAGAAGTCTGTCACCACCTCGAGCTCATCCCCATAAGATGTGGCCCGTAGGAACTCGCCATGAGTATATGCCCGGTACTTGCAGAACATTACAATATGGGATACGGCAGTTGAATGATCACCAGATGATGTGGTAGCAAGTATCTGCTGCGACGCAATATGCAGTACAACACCGATGTCACCCCGAGTTTAGAACGTAGATAGTGTGCGTTTCAGGTGGATTGAAAGGATTTTATGCACTGGCCCGTCACACTCTATTTCAATTGAACTGTCTTGAGTGTTTCTGAAGACGGCTAGCGCTCGCATGCTTCGACTGTACGGAGACACTCGCATGCATGATGCAACTCTGATGACTGCATTTTCTTGATACCAGTTGTAAAAGGCTACTCGGTGAGACACCTAGAGCTTCGTTATTTATGCGATTCGTCTGCTTTCTCGAAAACCGTGACAAACCGGGATTCGATAATATCGGGCTtgggataaaaaaaaaacaacaCCACTAGTAATGGAAGGCTGACTAGAACAACCTCTACCTCGCAATATCGGTGTAAACACAATAACCAATATCAGATCCAGTGATGAACTGGCTCGAGAACAAGACCTTAGGTTACCGTGTCAGCATAGTCGGTTTTCCTGGTCCAGATCTtgtaaaatatatatttgcgATTGTGCTAGAAACTGGCaataaagtataaaaagtCTATAAGACCCGGCAATATCTCAAAACAAGGAAacaactatataatattctataatcCAACAATTCTCGTAGACCTCAATACATAAAAACCAACCAAACCAAGCTCATTATCACTATAAGATTGCGAAAGGCAAGCAGATAATTGTCCTTGAGTACTCTCGGTAGCATTGCAGTAGGCGGCACAACTCTCCTCACCAAAGTA
This Aspergillus flavus chromosome 1, complete sequence DNA region includes the following protein-coding sequences:
- a CDS encoding flavin-containing amine oxidoreductase-domain containing protein, yielding MAPLASNMGAAASMKTHGLNGQSYEITTHLDQYIPTNISFNGSGHVALLPSNQTLPKSSLQLNASVMKAHASHLDNNFNQASVTNLYSVPNSNSNPGLRVGRTSLEGVDSSSRSTDYLSQDAHATTAHGRSSDSITTTSFLSQPSQTKPTPSITNINKLSSSSLVTDTKNADSVNGLPKYRPRSSIPSRLPAAVYAQQCVSAAYASRLNPYALHIKEQEALQDYLCHLHVTVYLNIRNGILRLWTRNPMVSVTKEEALGCAKDYRWMNLASFAYEWLVRNGYINFGCVEIPMPFVTPKKGRRREGPVVVVIGAGMSGLGCARHLEGLFQHYRDASTTPRVILLEGRRRIGGRIYSHPLRSLQTSKLGPGLVPKAEMGAHIVVGFDRGNPLDPIIRSQLALPYHLLRDISTIYDIDGSPVDEIQDAMDERLYDDVLDRSGFYRHKSIVVPTAEGERELIDSGRDLSTSDGVTVRQYEEARASGTIGLLLPTKRVRRGVGHKTADIKAPGASGADLARSEEQPAALTCQLNGWRLNDGIPANATLNLDPVAKISSSQTLGAALDEGIRQYQRMLPLSPKDMRLINWHFANLEYANATNVNRLSLSGWDQDIGNEFEGEHSQVVGGYQQVPYGLFSLPTKLDVRTNKIVSKILYDPSGMGKQNTVVHCEDGESFVADKVVFTGSLGVLKHQSIQFEPPLPEWKCGAINRLGFGVMNKVILVFDEPFWDTERDMFGLLREPTNRNSTIQEDYATNRGRFYLFWNCLKTTGLPVLIALMAGDAALQAECTPDDQIIGEVTSQLRNIFKHTVVPDPLETIITRWKSDKFTRGSYSYVAAQALPGDYDLMAKPIGNLHFAGEATCGTHPATVHGAYLSGLRAGAEVIESILGPIALPNPLVPEKGKAELSTPTTAGQKRKEPHMSVASSTGNTPTNPADSTSPTSARQQAYEQAMWTSVQSEIGPPMPRPARTGLNPFLLYQKDYWGICRAQCDEARRAATNDPNAKAARDEIRHELGLMWRRASEEEKRPYIEQTEVNRQTNAEMWSRWKQQIAEWEQKAGELKTKWYAANPFASWGIHSADTAVPTNHLSTGAGGTTSSISSLGQHINNSRDQTQGGTIAATVHPQTNGVQVNGSLHTS